Within Quercus lobata isolate SW786 chromosome 5, ValleyOak3.0 Primary Assembly, whole genome shotgun sequence, the genomic segment AAAGTGTCACCAACATTTATTTCGAGTGTTGTACGTACAGCAGTTTGGATTTTCTCCTCTGTGCATCATCTTTTCATGTACCAACTATACatcagagaaaaaaagagagaaaaaggaattcAGTTACAATAGTTCCCAGAAGCACAAATTCAAAGTTTATTCTTCCATACTATGGAATCCATAGCTCCCATCACAGTTATGACAAAGTTCATAACATGATGTGTAGAGAAAACACAcatgcgcgcacacacacaaacaccATACAGATGCACAACCCATTAGCCATGCATATTTGCGTACAAAGGGAAGTCTTCACGAAAATCATTTTTGACAGTATGACAATGTTATAAGTTACAGCTCTGTGAGATCCTATCATACCTTGGGGAATTCACTGCACGGAGATGATACTACTGATAGAATCTCTGGGTGCCATGTCCTCAACAAATTATCCAATAAATCTTCAAGGCCAATTGATGGTTTGATTATTTCAAGCTTCAGATCAGATTGTGGAGGAAGCAAAATTTCTTCCAAATTTTCATGAATAATGACATTCTGAGGACAAgcaggaaaataaattttgtcaGATGTAGTAAGTTGATAGGGGATCATAATTTTTCAGAAAGTTAAGAAGGCAAATACCTTTCTGGAGCGGACAACCAATTTTAAGCCATTGGAGTGTTTTAACTTCTCAAGAAGTTTTCTCAATCTAGCAAACCAGAGAGCATCCTCACCTCCAAGGTGGTTATAGCTACGTATATGTACTggttcaaaagaaaatttggcCTCCTTTAATGATAAAGGATTTGAAAATGAGAAAGGCATTTTATCACCCTTAAACTCGAATGAAAAGAGATTTGGAGCATCTATGTCAGCCTCCACTAGATTTTTGCATCCTCTCAAGACAAGTCTTCTAAGCCATATACTCGAAATCGTTATATTCTTCAATTTATTGCATTTGCTTAGGTCCAGTTTCTCAAGGAAAGGAAAATTAGCTAACCGATCTTGAAACATTTCATCTGTCATGTCGCCATCCTCCAATGTTAATCTTTTTAAAGAGACACAAGCAACCAAGTCAATTTTGCAGTGCATGGATTCCTTCCCACAATACCAAAAAGTTTGAAGATTTGGAGCTTTGACTTCAATCTCTTCCAGTCCATGGCAATGGTGTACCTCAACCCTGTCAAGTTTAAGAAGACCTGAAACCCGCAGAACCTTCAACCCTGTGCAGTGTATGAATCTCAAATCCTCAATTAAAGGGCAGCTGGAGATCAGATTGTCAATAATCTGTTGATCAACAAAGACCTTGCGGAGATACAGTTTTTGCAGTTTTGGAAGCTTTATATTGCAGTGAGATTTTAACATACACCCATGTAACCTTAATCCAGTTATTGTTTTTGAAGCAAAAATAGTTGGGGGCAACTTGTAACGTTTACTTTTCTTGACAACATGGAGATCTAGCTCTTTCATGTTGTTTTCAATGGAAATGTTGATCCACTGCTCCATATGAGGGGCCAGTTCTAAATCATATCTGGTAATATGTAGCACCAATTTCTGTATACTTAATTTTCGCTCAAGGTGGCTCTTCAGAGAGTTGTCAACAAAGTCAGTAAATACCTTCTTCATGTTCCTTATATCCTGACGTCCCTCTTGTTGTTGAATCTTGTGTTGGTCAAATATCAAAACGGAGAATGAAGTCCATATCTGCCTCCACTTTCTGGACAAGATACTTGTTCGAGCTGCATCTTTTGTATCATCAAGGAAAGAAAGGATGTGATGGATGATGTATTCAGGCAACTGGGTGATTAGATCCCTGGATTCAACTCTTCGGTCCAGCTTGTCTAAATGTTCCTCACTTAGCTTCCTTCTTTGCCCAATAGTCTTGTCAATGGTGTTGAAACCTCTTCTCATTCGTTTCCCACAAACAGTAGGTGTCTGTGAGACCAAATCCATGGGGATGGTTCTCTCATCCTCAGAAATggaatcatttttcttttccccagTACGCATTTTCTTCCTTGAACCTTTCTGAAGGGCTCTTCTCAGCATCTTTTCTTATCCTCTTCTTGGATCCTGTCTGCAGTAGTATTATGTTACATTTTCatgaaaggagaaaaaaatattacaaaacaattgaattaatcaaaattaaacACCCAGGGCAGGCATggggttaaaaaataaaaataaaaagatagacagacaaaaagaaagaaaaaagataggGGGAAAAAACAGTTAGGAAAAGACTAATTTAAAATCTGCACAACGCAAAGACATGAAATTGATTACTACCATTCAAACAAAATCCTTAAAGCAATTTTTGTCAATATTAAAGTTTTCAATGGATTGGTCTAATGGAAATTTTAATTGGAATCCAAGATTTCTAAGaatggcacaaaattgagaaaGTGGTTGAGGATTTAAGAGCTATTATAAGGAATGAAGTACAGAGGGTGGCAACTCTTTCCTTGGAGAAGTAAATGGAGAGTCAAAGCTTCACCAAGAGTGGGAATTTTCATTTGT encodes:
- the LOC115988753 gene encoding F-box protein At5g03100-like; translated protein: MLRRALQKGSRKKMRTGEKKNDSISEDERTIPMDLVSQTPTVCGKRMRRGFNTIDKTIGQRRKLSEEHLDKLDRRVESRDLITQLPEYIIHHILSFLDDTKDAARTSILSRKWRQIWTSFSVLIFDQHKIQQQEGRQDIRNMKKVFTDFVDNSLKSHLERKLSIQKLVLHITRYDLELAPHMEQWINISIENNMKELDLHVVKKSKRYKLPPTIFASKTITGLRLHGCMLKSHCNIKLPKLQKLYLRKVFVDQQIIDNLISSCPLIEDLRFIHCTGLKVLRVSGLLKLDRVEVHHCHGLEEIEVKAPNLQTFWYCGKESMHCKIDLVACVSLKRLTLEDGDMTDEMFQDRLANFPFLEKLDLSKCNKLKNITISSIWLRRLVLRGCKNLVEADIDAPNLFSFEFKGDKMPFSFSNPLSLKEAKFSFEPVHIRSYNHLGGEDALWFARLRKLLEKLKHSNGLKLVVRSRKNVIIHENLEEILLPPQSDLKLEIIKPSIGLEDLLDNLLRTWHPEILSVVSSPCSEFPKLVHEKMMHRGENPNCCTYNTRNKCW